The proteins below come from a single Chitinophaga pinensis DSM 2588 genomic window:
- a CDS encoding SusC/RagA family TonB-linked outer membrane protein, whose product MRHLHLLFVAMLLSTVALAQTRQLQGTVKDSKSGAPLGSVSIKVQGKNIFAITGADGAFTLKNAPEGEITLETSLIGYTSKGIKVAAGQTSVDLSMEESSSQLGEVTVTALGISKESKKLGYSVTKVDGASLTQARETNVAYSLGGRVAGLSVSGTNGGPGSSARVLLRGMASFGASSPLYVINGVPMDNSQRGAAGEWGGSDNGDGISNINPDDIESMTVLKGASASALYGTRATNGVILITTKSGKKGTMQVEYNMNYTLDKAIDFTEFQYEYGQGQHGVKPANATDALASTRLSWGSKLDGTMTPQFNGNSYAYSAVDDNISRFYRTGPTFTNTIAVSSGGEKGTFRVSASSMDNHSVLRSSGLKRKTFNLNLDQNLTSKLKVSAMVNYIDDRSQNRPQLSDGPLNANNGIFLATNINEDLLKPGFNPDNNGREIVWTDDNYVTNPWFVVNQYINNIDRRRWISALTVRYDFFDFLYAQGRVGYDNINDRKFKVTPWGTAYSTSTLPNGTTVSGDLDLRNEQSTEFNADGLIGFKKNIVEDLQVDLAVGGNLRKRTWEMVGVAGNQYIIPYVYSYSNVTNFSRNYDYESRESQSAYYTADFSYKGFLTIGTTGRYDVYSTLPSDNRSIFVPSVSGSFIFSELLNIPKMTYGKLRASYANASGEPVDAYITKSYYNVGSTIGGVSTGDFSSTLPNLFLKPFTLKEAEVGLELKFFNNRLGVDLAYFHRKTKNEIIQGTISPATGYEKAYFPTGSTQNTGFEAQINGTIVSSSSFTWNASVNGTYIKNKILDIYGDNSSSTILTLGTYRPLNANTALVKGLAGPQILAYDFKRNDKGEVLLDNSGLPINDGVLRPMGSVLPKFFGGINNDFSFKGFNLSFLIDGKFGAKILSATKDYAVFRGLDKSTLAGRESGIVVDGIIESTGQKNTTNVDAQSYYQAYANKISKNSVLDADFIKLRQLTFGYTLGSKVMGKTPFESIGISLVARNLLTLMRKSDNIDPESGFSSLINYAGIEGTSLPSTRTYGVNVNVKFKK is encoded by the coding sequence ATGAGACATCTACATTTGCTGTTTGTTGCGATGCTTCTTTCCACGGTAGCATTGGCTCAGACAAGGCAGTTGCAGGGAACTGTCAAAGATTCTAAATCCGGTGCTCCGCTGGGTTCTGTAAGTATTAAGGTGCAGGGGAAAAATATCTTTGCAATCACGGGTGCTGATGGCGCATTCACATTGAAGAATGCACCCGAAGGAGAAATTACACTTGAAACATCACTGATAGGTTATACTTCAAAGGGAATTAAAGTTGCAGCTGGTCAGACTTCCGTTGACCTGAGCATGGAAGAATCTTCTTCTCAGTTAGGTGAAGTAACTGTAACCGCTTTGGGTATTTCCAAAGAATCCAAAAAACTCGGTTACTCTGTCACCAAAGTGGATGGTGCTTCTCTCACACAGGCGCGTGAAACCAACGTTGCTTACTCTCTCGGTGGCCGTGTGGCTGGTTTGAGTGTAAGTGGTACAAACGGTGGTCCCGGTTCTTCTGCCCGGGTACTGTTAAGAGGTATGGCAAGCTTTGGCGCCAGCAGCCCGCTCTATGTTATCAACGGTGTGCCGATGGATAATTCACAAAGAGGTGCAGCAGGTGAGTGGGGCGGTTCTGATAATGGTGATGGTATCTCTAACATCAACCCTGATGATATCGAAAGTATGACTGTACTGAAAGGTGCTTCTGCATCTGCATTGTATGGTACCCGTGCTACAAATGGTGTGATTCTCATTACTACCAAGAGTGGTAAGAAAGGTACGATGCAGGTGGAATATAACATGAACTACACACTGGATAAAGCGATCGACTTTACAGAGTTTCAATATGAATATGGTCAGGGGCAGCACGGTGTAAAACCTGCTAACGCAACTGACGCATTGGCCAGTACCCGTTTAAGCTGGGGTTCAAAACTGGACGGCACCATGACGCCGCAGTTCAATGGTAACTCGTACGCTTATTCCGCTGTAGATGATAATATCAGCCGTTTCTACAGAACAGGTCCGACCTTTACCAATACAATCGCCGTATCCAGCGGTGGTGAAAAAGGTACCTTCCGCGTGTCTGCTTCCAGCATGGACAATCACTCTGTGTTGAGGAGCAGTGGTCTGAAACGTAAAACCTTCAACCTGAACCTGGATCAGAACCTGACCAGCAAACTCAAAGTGAGTGCTATGGTAAACTATATCGATGACCGCTCACAGAACCGTCCTCAGTTGAGTGATGGTCCGCTGAATGCGAACAACGGTATTTTCCTGGCTACAAACATTAATGAAGATCTGCTGAAGCCAGGTTTTAATCCTGACAACAACGGCCGTGAGATTGTATGGACGGATGATAACTATGTTACAAACCCATGGTTTGTCGTAAATCAGTATATCAATAACATCGACAGAAGACGTTGGATCTCTGCACTGACTGTCCGTTACGATTTCTTTGACTTCTTATATGCTCAGGGTCGTGTGGGTTATGATAATATCAACGACCGCAAATTTAAGGTAACTCCATGGGGAACGGCTTATTCCACAAGTACACTGCCTAATGGTACAACCGTAAGCGGTGATCTGGATCTGCGTAATGAACAGTCAACGGAGTTCAACGCGGATGGTCTGATCGGTTTCAAAAAGAACATCGTGGAAGACCTGCAGGTAGACCTGGCTGTCGGTGGTAACCTTCGTAAGAGAACCTGGGAAATGGTAGGCGTAGCTGGTAACCAGTATATCATACCTTATGTATATTCTTACAGTAACGTTACCAATTTCAGCAGGAACTACGACTATGAATCCAGAGAATCACAGTCTGCCTATTACACTGCGGACTTCTCCTATAAAGGATTCCTGACTATCGGAACAACTGGTCGTTATGATGTGTATTCTACTCTGCCTTCTGATAACAGAAGCATTTTTGTACCCTCTGTATCAGGTAGCTTTATTTTCTCTGAGCTGCTGAACATTCCTAAGATGACTTATGGTAAGTTACGTGCCTCTTATGCGAATGCGAGTGGTGAGCCGGTGGATGCCTACATCACCAAATCTTACTACAATGTGGGAAGTACCATTGGTGGCGTCAGCACTGGTGATTTTTCTTCTACACTGCCTAACCTGTTCCTGAAACCATTTACATTGAAAGAAGCGGAAGTTGGTCTGGAACTGAAATTCTTCAATAACAGACTGGGGGTTGATCTCGCTTACTTCCACCGTAAGACGAAGAACGAAATCATCCAGGGTACCATCTCTCCGGCAACTGGTTATGAAAAAGCTTATTTCCCGACCGGTTCTACCCAGAACACTGGTTTTGAAGCACAGATCAATGGTACAATCGTATCCAGCTCCAGTTTCACCTGGAATGCTTCTGTGAACGGTACTTATATCAAGAACAAGATCCTGGATATTTATGGCGACAACAGCAGCAGTACGATCCTGACACTGGGTACCTACCGTCCGCTGAACGCAAATACGGCCCTCGTAAAAGGTTTAGCTGGTCCGCAGATCCTGGCGTATGATTTCAAACGCAATGACAAAGGTGAAGTACTGCTGGATAATTCCGGTCTGCCGATCAATGATGGTGTGCTGCGTCCAATGGGTAGCGTACTGCCTAAGTTCTTCGGTGGTATCAATAACGATTTCTCCTTTAAAGGCTTCAACCTGTCATTCCTGATCGATGGTAAGTTTGGTGCGAAGATCCTGTCTGCCACAAAAGACTATGCGGTATTCCGTGGTCTGGATAAATCAACCCTGGCAGGCAGAGAATCAGGTATCGTAGTGGATGGTATCATTGAAAGCACAGGACAGAAAAATACAACGAACGTAGATGCGCAGTCCTATTACCAGGCATATGCGAATAAGATCTCCAAAAACAGCGTACTGGATGCGGACTTCATAAAACTGCGCCAGTTAACATTTGGTTATACCCTGGGTAGCAAGGTAATGGGTAAAACACCATTCGAATCTATCGGTATATCACTGGTAGCACGTAATCTGCTTACCCTCATGCGCAAGTCTGACAACATAGACCCAGAATCCGGATTTTCTTCACTCATCAACTACGCAGGTATCGAAGGTACCAGTTTACCAAGTACCCGTACCTATGGTGTGAATGTGAACGTAAAATTTAAAAAATAA
- a CDS encoding glycoside hydrolase family 43 protein, producing the protein MRKVLTLLLLAAAATLPAAAQKTSGNPIMQGWYADPEAVIWGKEYWVYPTFSDKYEKQVFFDAFSSRDLIKWTKHPHILDTAAVKWAKKAMWAPAIVKKDSKYYFFFAANDIQSDNEEGGIGVAVADKPGGPYKDHIGKPLIDKFHNKAQPIDQFVFHDKDGQYYIIYGGWRHCNIAKLNNDFKGFTPFEDGNTFKEITPAGYVEGPFMFIRNGKYYFMWSEGGWGGPEYSVAYAIADSPVGPFKRIGKILQQDTSVATSAGHHSVVNVPGTDRWYIIYHRRPLTETAANNRVVCIDEMHFDENGLIVPVKITKEGVKADKLK; encoded by the coding sequence ATGAGAAAGGTCTTAACATTGTTATTACTGGCAGCAGCTGCCACTTTACCCGCAGCCGCCCAAAAAACGTCCGGTAATCCTATCATGCAGGGATGGTACGCTGATCCTGAAGCAGTTATATGGGGTAAAGAGTATTGGGTATATCCTACATTTTCAGACAAATATGAGAAACAGGTGTTTTTTGATGCCTTTTCTTCCCGGGACCTGATTAAATGGACTAAACATCCACACATTCTGGATACGGCAGCCGTAAAATGGGCAAAAAAGGCGATGTGGGCGCCGGCTATCGTAAAGAAAGACAGCAAATACTACTTCTTCTTTGCCGCCAATGATATCCAGAGTGATAACGAAGAAGGTGGTATCGGTGTAGCAGTAGCTGATAAACCAGGAGGTCCTTATAAAGACCATATCGGTAAACCACTGATTGACAAATTCCATAATAAGGCACAACCGATCGACCAATTCGTTTTTCATGACAAAGACGGACAATACTATATTATATATGGTGGATGGCGTCATTGTAACATCGCAAAACTGAACAACGACTTTAAAGGATTCACGCCTTTTGAAGACGGTAATACCTTTAAGGAAATAACGCCTGCCGGTTATGTGGAAGGACCATTTATGTTCATACGCAATGGTAAATATTATTTCATGTGGTCAGAAGGTGGCTGGGGTGGCCCGGAATATTCCGTTGCCTATGCTATCGCTGATTCTCCGGTAGGTCCTTTCAAACGTATTGGTAAGATCCTGCAACAGGATACATCCGTAGCTACCAGCGCAGGTCACCATTCTGTAGTAAACGTACCGGGAACAGACCGTTGGTATATTATCTACCACAGACGTCCGCTGACAGAAACTGCTGCTAACAACCGCGTCGTATGTATTGATGAAATGCATTTTGACGAGAATGGATTAATCGTTCCTGTGAAGATCACAAAAGAGGGCGTTAAAGCAGATAAACTGAAATAA
- a CDS encoding RNA polymerase sigma factor produces MSYSSLPEEQELLRQIARGDESAYTLVFNHYSKQVFNVAMLYLKDTTPAREVVQEVFLKIWLKRETMSDVEDLTGYLFILTRNHIYDNFKKQANLLKALDSFIQLQPAAIADTDHRLQQHQYDHLLNKAVSSLPPERKKVYIARKEGLSNEEISHKMNISIHTVKKQMQLAVQTVRSFVKQQLHI; encoded by the coding sequence TTGTCATATTCATCCTTACCAGAGGAGCAGGAATTATTACGGCAGATTGCCAGGGGTGACGAGTCTGCATATACACTTGTATTTAATCATTATAGTAAACAAGTGTTCAATGTAGCCATGCTTTATCTGAAAGACACCACACCGGCCCGGGAGGTCGTACAGGAGGTTTTTCTGAAAATATGGCTGAAAAGGGAAACTATGTCCGATGTGGAAGACCTCACCGGTTATCTCTTCATTCTTACCCGTAATCATATATATGACAATTTCAAAAAACAGGCTAATCTCCTGAAAGCACTGGACAGCTTCATCCAGTTACAACCTGCAGCCATTGCAGATACCGACCACCGCCTCCAGCAACACCAGTACGATCACCTTTTGAACAAAGCGGTATCCAGCCTTCCCCCTGAACGTAAAAAGGTATATATCGCCCGTAAAGAGGGACTGAGTAATGAAGAGATCTCCCATAAAATGAACATTTCCATTCATACTGTCAAGAAACAGATGCAACTAGCCGTACAAACAGTCAGAAGTTTTGTGAAACAGCAGCTCCATATCTGA
- a CDS encoding FecR family protein — translation MTIPEIKRLLEKYKRREITPEEHLQLMQAVQDDAYTAAIKADIMDTLYGETPDMGWDEGQAAAMLEGIFSDGMAERRHLRVVKRRRLVYRSLAAAVVAGLIATGVYYISRTDKQVTPVVAVKQKPLLPGSNKAMLTLADGTVIPLDSAKNGALAQQGNTQITNTNGRLSYNGGATGEKVMYNTVVTPHGGQYQLTLADGSRVWLNAASSIRFPTAFTGNDRTVEITGEAYFEIMQQADKPFHVKVNEVQVNVLGTSFNIMAYQDEQAVKTTLVEGAVQLKHGNDASLLKPGLQASLSAKDDHFVVSPADMEQTLAWKEGKFRFRNTNIRTIMRQLSRWYDIQVSYQGDVSDIDLTGVLSRREEAGNLLTALEATQRVQFEVSGNNVTVRPWGQR, via the coding sequence ATGACAATACCTGAGATAAAGCGATTGCTAGAAAAGTATAAACGTCGTGAGATTACCCCGGAAGAACACCTGCAATTAATGCAGGCCGTGCAGGATGACGCCTATACTGCCGCCATCAAAGCTGATATAATGGACACATTATACGGCGAAACGCCCGATATGGGGTGGGATGAGGGCCAGGCTGCTGCAATGCTGGAAGGTATTTTCAGCGATGGGATGGCGGAACGCCGGCATCTGCGGGTGGTAAAAAGAAGAAGACTGGTATATCGCTCCTTAGCTGCGGCTGTGGTAGCGGGGCTGATCGCCACCGGGGTATATTATATATCCCGGACGGACAAACAGGTAACTCCGGTAGTTGCCGTAAAACAGAAGCCACTATTGCCCGGGTCTAACAAAGCCATGCTGACCCTGGCCGATGGTACAGTTATACCGCTGGACAGTGCAAAAAACGGGGCTTTGGCGCAACAGGGGAATACGCAGATCACCAATACCAACGGCAGACTTAGTTACAACGGAGGCGCCACAGGAGAAAAAGTGATGTATAACACCGTCGTAACGCCACATGGCGGACAATACCAGCTGACACTTGCCGATGGTAGCCGCGTATGGCTGAATGCCGCCAGCAGTATCAGGTTCCCGACGGCCTTCACGGGTAATGACCGGACAGTGGAAATTACCGGCGAAGCATACTTCGAGATCATGCAGCAGGCCGACAAGCCTTTCCATGTGAAAGTGAATGAGGTACAGGTGAACGTTTTGGGCACCAGTTTCAATATAATGGCCTATCAGGACGAACAGGCCGTGAAAACAACCCTGGTTGAAGGCGCCGTGCAATTAAAACACGGCAACGATGCCAGCTTACTGAAACCAGGCCTTCAGGCCAGCCTGTCAGCCAAAGACGATCATTTTGTGGTCTCTCCGGCTGATATGGAACAGACACTTGCCTGGAAAGAAGGCAAGTTCCGCTTCAGGAATACGAATATCCGAACCATTATGCGACAGCTGTCGCGCTGGTATGACATCCAGGTGAGCTACCAGGGAGATGTGTCTGATATCGACCTGACAGGGGTACTATCCCGGAGAGAGGAAGCCGGCAACTTACTGACCGCGCTGGAAGCAACTCAAAGGGTACAATTTGAGGTCAGCGGAAACAATGTAACCGTACGACCCTGGGGACAACGGTAA
- a CDS encoding SusC/RagA family TonB-linked outer membrane protein, with amino-acid sequence MKLTAILTLVFSLNLSARSYSQSVTITGKHLALYDIFNSISKQTGYEFVYDEKMLNGTGTIDINLKGASIAAVLDNCLKNKPLSYTITDKIIVIRPRAARKEAAVTAEQPAAQVEGTVVDGAGQPLPNVAIQVKGTTRGVLTDAKGHFSIQVESTDVLVFNYVGYDKKEVPVGTQTSLQIVLQESNKQLNTVVVTALGLKRSEKSITYATQQVSGVELTKAKDPNLMNTLNGKVAGLNISSSSSGVGGSAKVILRGAKSGLGSNQALYVIDGVPMNNSLTSQPNSSYGGSSSYDGGDPISNLNPDDIESVSVLKGASAAALYGSQGANGVVLVTTKSGKAGRTIVNFSSSLTLNTVAYKPEFQNSYGQSTATSTQSWGSKLAGGAQDNLGSFFQTGNNLTNSISLSGGTDKMQTYFSYANTSAKGIEPKNKLSRNNISFKETGHFLNDKLTAEADVNYITQTIDNTPLSGFYFNPLTGLYLFPRGKDLAPYKNGFEVFDPARRLMTQNWAFNEDIQQNPWWIVNRNQNSLDRNRLLLNASLKYEVNKWLNIQGRGSIDRINDVYDQKVYAGTVTTLSPANGVYIYSNTTTSQQYGDVLANFNIPIGDKIRITGVLGGSIRDVITKGDKYNSGQEGLNIPNIFVLQNFKAINPLNTGTLQENHSQVQSVFGSANISYKDWAYLDLTARNDWASNLAFTPSGSYFYPSVGLNVILSSVAKLPEFISFAKVRGSFAQVGNSPLAYQSNPAVYTFSAGGGFSINPSAPFTDLKPEKTNSLEFGTEWRFFDNRLSADVTYYKTNTKNQTLQIRAPQGSFYDNFFINAGNIQNQGVEAVVRYDVLRDGKLKWNTGLNFATNQNRIKELAPNAPEFTLSGASGSNYVSKFKVGGSFGDIYGTVLQRDAQGRVMIDANGNPIKQGGDFVYLGNSNTRWQLGWNNNLEYKDFTLSFLIDGKFGGKVMSITQSVMDQYGVSKATGDARDAGGVAVNGVDPNGNAVSMVDAQKWYSSVGGREAASGEYIYSATTVRLREVALGYTIPVKGTSFIRAMKLSLTGRNLLYFSKKAPFDPELTMSTANGLSGVDIFMPPATRNYGLTLNATF; translated from the coding sequence ATGAAATTAACTGCTATTCTGACCCTGGTATTTTCACTCAATCTGAGCGCCAGGTCGTATTCACAATCTGTTACCATTACAGGCAAACACCTCGCCCTTTATGACATCTTCAACAGCATCAGTAAACAGACCGGCTACGAGTTTGTATACGATGAGAAAATGCTGAACGGTACAGGTACTATAGATATTAACTTAAAAGGGGCCAGCATTGCAGCTGTATTAGACAACTGCCTGAAAAACAAGCCGCTTTCTTATACTATCACCGACAAGATCATTGTCATCCGTCCCAGAGCAGCCCGGAAAGAAGCAGCTGTCACGGCTGAACAACCTGCTGCTCAGGTGGAAGGTACTGTGGTGGATGGTGCGGGCCAGCCTTTGCCGAATGTTGCGATACAGGTAAAAGGGACTACCCGTGGCGTACTGACCGATGCAAAAGGTCACTTCTCCATCCAGGTAGAAAGCACAGACGTACTGGTGTTCAACTATGTTGGTTATGACAAAAAAGAAGTACCGGTAGGTACACAGACCTCCCTGCAGATTGTATTGCAGGAGTCTAACAAACAACTGAACACAGTCGTGGTAACAGCGCTGGGTCTGAAAAGATCTGAAAAGTCTATCACCTATGCTACCCAGCAGGTGAGCGGTGTGGAGCTGACCAAAGCAAAAGATCCAAACCTGATGAACACCCTGAACGGTAAAGTAGCCGGTCTGAATATCTCTTCCAGCTCTTCCGGTGTGGGTGGTTCTGCAAAAGTGATCCTGCGTGGTGCTAAATCCGGTCTCGGTAGCAACCAGGCATTATACGTGATCGATGGGGTGCCAATGAACAACTCCCTCACCTCCCAGCCTAACAGCTCTTATGGTGGTAGCAGTTCCTACGATGGTGGCGACCCGATCTCCAACCTGAACCCGGACGATATCGAAAGCGTATCCGTACTGAAAGGTGCATCCGCAGCTGCCCTCTATGGTAGCCAGGGTGCAAACGGTGTGGTACTGGTAACCACAAAAAGTGGTAAAGCCGGTCGTACCATTGTAAACTTCTCTTCCAGTCTGACACTGAATACCGTTGCCTACAAACCTGAATTCCAGAACAGCTACGGTCAGTCTACCGCTACCAGCACACAAAGCTGGGGTAGCAAACTGGCAGGTGGCGCACAGGACAACCTCGGTTCCTTCTTCCAGACAGGTAATAACCTGACCAACTCTATCAGCCTCTCCGGTGGTACTGATAAGATGCAGACATATTTTTCTTATGCAAACACCTCCGCAAAAGGTATTGAGCCTAAGAATAAACTGTCCCGTAACAATATCAGCTTCAAAGAAACAGGGCATTTCCTGAATGATAAACTGACTGCTGAAGCAGATGTAAACTATATCACACAGACAATAGACAACACACCGCTGAGTGGTTTCTATTTCAATCCGCTGACAGGTCTCTATCTTTTCCCTCGCGGTAAAGATCTCGCACCATATAAAAATGGTTTCGAAGTATTTGACCCGGCAAGACGCCTGATGACACAGAACTGGGCGTTCAATGAAGACATTCAGCAGAACCCATGGTGGATCGTAAACCGTAACCAGAACTCTCTGGATCGTAACCGTTTATTGCTGAATGCAAGCCTGAAATATGAAGTGAACAAATGGCTGAATATCCAGGGCCGTGGAAGCATCGACCGTATCAATGACGTATACGATCAGAAAGTATATGCAGGTACCGTAACTACACTGTCTCCTGCAAATGGTGTGTATATCTATAGCAACACCACTACCAGCCAGCAGTATGGCGACGTGCTCGCTAACTTCAACATCCCGATCGGAGACAAAATCCGTATCACGGGCGTACTGGGTGGTAGCATCAGAGACGTCATCACCAAAGGTGATAAATACAACTCTGGTCAGGAAGGTCTGAACATCCCGAACATCTTCGTGCTGCAGAACTTCAAAGCAATCAACCCACTGAATACAGGTACCCTGCAGGAAAACCATAGCCAGGTACAGTCTGTATTCGGTAGTGCCAACATCTCTTATAAAGACTGGGCATATTTAGACCTGACTGCACGTAATGACTGGGCTTCTAATCTGGCATTCACACCATCAGGTTCTTATTTCTACCCTTCCGTAGGTCTGAACGTGATCCTGAGCTCCGTAGCGAAACTGCCTGAATTCATCAGCTTCGCGAAAGTACGTGGTTCCTTTGCACAGGTAGGTAACTCTCCGCTGGCTTACCAGTCTAATCCTGCTGTATACACATTCAGCGCAGGTGGTGGCTTCAGCATCAACCCATCCGCACCATTCACTGATCTGAAACCTGAAAAGACGAACTCACTGGAGTTTGGTACTGAATGGCGTTTCTTTGACAACAGACTGAGTGCTGATGTTACTTACTACAAAACAAACACTAAAAACCAGACATTACAGATCAGAGCTCCTCAGGGTTCTTTCTATGATAACTTCTTCATCAATGCCGGTAACATTCAAAACCAGGGTGTGGAAGCAGTAGTACGCTATGACGTACTCCGTGACGGCAAACTCAAATGGAATACAGGTCTCAACTTTGCTACCAACCAGAACAGGATCAAAGAACTGGCTCCTAACGCACCAGAATTTACACTGAGCGGCGCATCCGGATCCAACTATGTATCCAAGTTCAAAGTAGGTGGCTCCTTCGGCGACATCTACGGTACCGTATTACAGCGTGATGCACAGGGCCGTGTGATGATCGATGCAAATGGCAATCCAATCAAACAGGGTGGTGACTTCGTATATCTGGGTAACTCCAATACCAGGTGGCAGCTTGGATGGAACAACAACCTGGAGTACAAAGACTTCACCCTGTCTTTCCTGATCGATGGCAAATTTGGTGGTAAGGTAATGTCTATCACACAGTCCGTGATGGACCAGTATGGCGTATCCAAAGCAACCGGCGACGCAAGAGATGCAGGTGGTGTAGCAGTGAACGGTGTTGACCCTAACGGCAATGCTGTTTCTATGGTAGATGCACAGAAATGGTATTCCTCTGTAGGTGGTCGTGAGGCGGCTTCCGGTGAATACATTTATAGTGCGACAACTGTACGTCTGCGTGAAGTTGCGCTGGGTTATACGATTCCTGTAAAAGGCACAAGTTTCATCAGAGCGATGAAATTGTCTCTGACAGGTCGTAACCTGCTGTACTTCTCCAAGAAAGCACCATTCGATCCTGAGCTGACAATGTCAACGGCTAACGGCCTGTCCGGTGTGGATATCTTCATGCCGCCAGCAACCCGTAACTACGGTCTGACCCTGAACGCTACCTTCTAA
- a CDS encoding RagB/SusD family nutrient uptake outer membrane protein, with amino-acid sequence MKRYYKKSMWVIAAAVLLGASACTKNFELYNSDNTGINPDDLKGDFNDVGVFLTRAQRSIINFSDGGDPNSYQLQQNLNADCYSGYFMSPNPFNGGQNNLSYSLISGWNGEPFKVGYLNIMSSVNRLRTNGVNTSYPAVWGIAQVLQVAGMSRITDIYGPIPYSQVGTSKSAIPYDSQEDVYKRFFLELDSANINLRNQINHVTDSLPFDFAKFDLVYDGDFTRWLQFSNSLRLRLAMHIVKAAPALAKEQAEKAMDPANGGTITSNTGNMKVKVAGSGFSNPLVFIALNWADIRIGASIQSYMTGYADPRISKYFDMSTDTTFPSRYQGIRIGSVGGNAAKGDYTGYSNLDVTGSNPSFTLTTPTQIMTAAEVYFLRAEAALRGWANAGGSVQTLYEQGINTSMEQWNVNAGTYVSDNTHKPAGFTDPKNSAANAPAPSEITVKWDDGALEAVKMERIITQKWIAMFPEGQEAWTEFRRTGYPKLFPVVNNFSGGVINSATQIRRIPFPQNEYNTNNPEVQKAITLLNGPDNGATRVWWDVQ; translated from the coding sequence ATGAAACGCTACTATAAGAAAAGCATGTGGGTGATCGCAGCAGCTGTATTGCTCGGCGCCAGCGCATGTACCAAGAACTTCGAATTATACAACTCAGATAACACCGGTATCAATCCTGACGATCTGAAAGGAGATTTTAACGACGTAGGCGTGTTCCTGACAAGGGCACAGCGCTCCATTATTAACTTCTCTGATGGTGGTGATCCAAACTCTTATCAGTTACAACAAAATCTGAATGCAGACTGCTATTCAGGTTACTTTATGTCGCCGAATCCATTTAACGGCGGACAAAACAACCTCTCCTACTCCCTTATCAGCGGCTGGAACGGCGAACCATTCAAGGTAGGTTACCTGAATATCATGTCGTCTGTTAACAGACTGCGTACAAATGGAGTAAACACCTCTTATCCTGCAGTATGGGGCATCGCCCAGGTACTGCAGGTGGCAGGTATGAGCCGTATTACTGATATCTACGGTCCTATTCCTTACAGTCAGGTAGGTACAAGCAAAAGCGCTATTCCTTATGACAGTCAGGAAGACGTATACAAACGTTTCTTCCTCGAACTGGATAGCGCGAATATCAATCTGCGTAATCAGATCAATCATGTAACTGATTCACTGCCTTTCGATTTTGCAAAATTTGACCTGGTATACGATGGCGACTTCACCAGATGGTTACAATTCAGCAATAGCTTACGCCTTCGTCTCGCCATGCACATTGTGAAAGCAGCGCCGGCACTGGCAAAAGAACAGGCTGAAAAAGCGATGGACCCTGCCAACGGAGGAACGATCACTTCGAATACCGGTAACATGAAAGTAAAAGTAGCTGGCTCCGGATTCAGTAACCCACTGGTGTTCATTGCGCTGAACTGGGCTGATATCCGCATCGGTGCTTCTATCCAGAGCTACATGACCGGATACGCCGATCCTCGTATCAGCAAGTATTTTGACATGTCTACCGATACCACTTTCCCATCCAGGTACCAGGGTATCCGTATCGGTTCTGTCGGCGGTAATGCTGCCAAAGGAGACTATACCGGTTATTCCAATCTTGATGTAACAGGTAGTAACCCTTCATTTACACTTACCACACCAACACAGATAATGACTGCTGCAGAAGTATATTTTCTGAGAGCAGAAGCTGCCCTGCGTGGTTGGGCAAATGCCGGCGGATCTGTACAGACATTATATGAACAGGGTATCAATACCTCTATGGAGCAATGGAACGTAAATGCAGGTACTTATGTATCTGATAATACACACAAACCTGCTGGCTTCACTGATCCGAAGAATAGTGCTGCTAATGCGCCTGCCCCTTCTGAGATCACAGTGAAATGGGATGATGGTGCATTGGAAGCTGTAAAAATGGAACGTATCATCACCCAGAAATGGATCGCGATGTTCCCTGAAGGTCAGGAAGCATGGACTGAATTCCGCCGTACCGGTTATCCGAAACTGTTCCCTGTTGTGAATAACTTCAGTGGTGGCGTGATCAATTCAGCTACTCAGATCAGACGTATACCTTTCCCACAAAACGAGTATAATACCAATAATCCGGAAGTGCAGAAAGCAATTACATTGCTGAACGGACCTGATAATGGTGCTACCAGAGTATGGTGGGATGTACAATAA